From a region of the Paenibacillus lutimineralis genome:
- a CDS encoding amidase domain-containing protein — protein sequence MADEWRRVLTKYVNQLNQDEVDYRVCSEDSVVTDLDYLIRSGERKHRLEMWYRERGAAPVRCETKARLIREIEHRAGELEVELMLLQKIYYDKGGARHQEQRVDQQRLTLLREGDGWTVSRVYQPIPERSAPVNVASIYNQDYTGKAGPSRPYLNHQILGAGGSQRSTAYRREDAVLYADRWWDSFNPEFAQFEVDCTSYISQCLFAGGAPINYTGKRESGWWYKGYVGKQEAWSYSWAVANALQLYLTHSNSHLRAEIVDRPELLQLGDVIIYDWDGNGAYQHSTIVTAFDAGGMPLVNAHTTPSQHRYWDYRDSYAWTEDTVYRFFHIADRF from the coding sequence ATGGCGGACGAATGGAGAAGAGTACTGACGAAGTACGTAAATCAGCTTAATCAGGATGAGGTCGATTACCGGGTGTGCTCGGAGGATTCCGTCGTGACCGATCTGGATTATTTGATCCGCAGCGGGGAACGTAAACATAGGCTGGAGATGTGGTACAGGGAACGGGGGGCAGCTCCAGTTCGATGCGAGACGAAGGCGCGACTGATTCGTGAGATCGAGCATCGGGCAGGTGAGCTGGAAGTGGAGCTGATGCTGTTGCAGAAGATCTATTATGATAAGGGCGGAGCCAGGCATCAGGAGCAGCGGGTCGATCAGCAGCGCCTGACACTCCTGCGCGAGGGGGATGGCTGGACGGTGTCTCGCGTGTATCAGCCTATTCCGGAGCGGAGCGCTCCGGTGAATGTTGCCTCCATCTACAATCAGGATTACACAGGAAAGGCCGGTCCGTCCCGTCCTTATCTGAATCATCAAATTCTCGGTGCGGGCGGGTCCCAGCGAAGCACAGCTTATCGGCGTGAAGACGCAGTATTGTACGCAGATCGCTGGTGGGACAGCTTTAATCCGGAATTTGCCCAATTTGAAGTCGATTGCACCAGTTATATCTCCCAATGTCTCTTTGCAGGCGGAGCCCCAATAAACTATACTGGAAAAAGAGAATCGGGCTGGTGGTATAAAGGATATGTAGGCAAACAGGAGGCCTGGAGCTATAGCTGGGCGGTGGCGAATGCCCTTCAGCTATATTTGACCCATAGCAACTCTCATTTGCGTGCGGAGATCGTTGACCGTCCTGAACTGCTTCAGTTGGGAGATGTCATTATTTACGACTGGGATGGGAACGGTGCATATCAGCACAGTACGATCGTCACCGCCTTTGACGCGGGCGGCATGCCGCTTGTGAATGCACATACAACGCCAAGCCAGCATCGCTACTGGGACTATCGGGATTCCTACGCCTGGACCGAGGATACTGTATATCGGTTTTTCCATATAGCGGATCGCTTCTGA
- a CDS encoding D-alanine--D-alanine ligase yields MGQDKLTVGLIYGGKSGEHEVSLQTALAVMQAFDYEKYELLPFYITKQGEWRVGSNQSAPFTALEQLKLESDAGDTSVAINTLFSKLATGEAKIDVAFPLLHGTNGEDGTIQGLFEMANIPYVGAGVLASAAGMDKVIMKKLFADAEIEQCGYCYFTDSEWERDSFTQIQQVEEKLGYPCFIKPANLGSSVGISKAKTREELISSVKLALRYDTKVIVEEFVEAREVEVGVLGNDIPLASVPGEIVSSGEYYDYQAKYLDGKSQMLIPAPLDTELAERIRDVAVKAFKAIACNGLCRADFFIRKTDGRILINEVNTMPGFTPYSMYPLLWRETGLSYETLLDRLIELAMERFAKRQDLFFENGIN; encoded by the coding sequence ATGGGACAGGACAAATTGACTGTAGGACTGATTTACGGAGGCAAATCTGGGGAACACGAGGTGTCGCTACAGACGGCTCTGGCAGTCATGCAGGCTTTTGATTACGAGAAATATGAATTGCTGCCTTTCTATATTACGAAGCAGGGGGAGTGGAGAGTCGGCAGCAATCAATCCGCTCCTTTTACCGCGTTAGAACAATTAAAGCTGGAATCGGATGCGGGGGATACAAGCGTGGCGATTAATACGCTGTTCAGTAAGCTGGCAACGGGTGAAGCGAAGATTGATGTCGCCTTCCCGCTTCTGCATGGCACCAATGGTGAAGACGGCACGATTCAAGGCTTGTTCGAGATGGCGAACATTCCATATGTAGGAGCAGGCGTATTGGCTTCGGCTGCTGGTATGGACAAAGTGATTATGAAGAAGCTGTTCGCCGATGCAGAAATTGAGCAGTGCGGGTACTGTTATTTCACAGATAGTGAATGGGAGCGCGATAGCTTTACACAGATTCAGCAGGTTGAGGAGAAGCTGGGGTATCCTTGCTTCATTAAACCGGCTAATCTTGGCTCCAGCGTCGGGATATCGAAGGCGAAGACGAGAGAGGAGCTTATAAGCTCTGTTAAGCTAGCGCTCCGTTATGATACTAAGGTCATCGTAGAGGAATTCGTTGAAGCCCGCGAGGTTGAGGTTGGGGTGCTTGGCAACGATATTCCGCTGGCTTCCGTACCAGGAGAAATCGTATCCTCTGGCGAATATTACGATTATCAAGCTAAATATCTCGACGGCAAATCGCAAATGCTGATCCCAGCCCCGCTTGATACCGAGCTGGCTGAACGCATTCGCGATGTGGCGGTCAAAGCCTTTAAGGCGATCGCTTGCAATGGATTGTGCCGGGCTGACTTCTTTATACGCAAGACAGACGGTCGTATCCTGATTAACGAAGTGAACACAATGCCAGGCTTCACTCCATACAGCATGTACCCGCTATTGTGGAGAGAGACAGGACTCTCTTATGAGACGCTGCTTGACCGACTGATCGAGCTGGCAATGGAACGGTTCGCGAAGAGACAGGATCTGTTCTTTGAGAACGGGATTAATTAA
- a CDS encoding inositol monophosphatase family protein: MQVENQLESSVKPLEPKPKIPYVVGSKSPTAVAINSASKAGEWIKSRLGLIKEINTKCSPQDLVTDVDKGAELMIRKLILTHFPDHAILGEESVDPGAEASANALTEAKKEAEYLWIIDPIDGTTNFVQGYPFFCVSIALAYRGEVIIGVIYDPIRDEMFVAEKGKGAYVHGNPTRVSRDDKLADSVLAVGFNPDREVALPVNMKGITALSDRTRSLRAAGSAALHLAYVAAGRLSGYYEVGLNAWDIAAGALLVKESGGIVTDTVGNPYDIGVRRLVATNGKIHQELLDVLKTAEATGV, translated from the coding sequence ATGCAAGTTGAAAATCAATTAGAAAGTAGTGTGAAACCATTGGAACCTAAGCCTAAAATTCCATACGTAGTAGGAAGCAAGAGTCCGACGGCTGTGGCGATCAACAGTGCCTCCAAAGCGGGAGAATGGATTAAGAGCCGGCTTGGACTAATTAAGGAGATAAATACGAAATGTTCACCACAGGATCTGGTCACCGATGTTGATAAAGGGGCAGAGCTGATGATTCGTAAGCTGATTCTGACGCATTTTCCGGATCATGCGATCCTTGGGGAAGAGAGTGTTGATCCCGGCGCTGAAGCATCCGCGAATGCATTGACAGAGGCGAAGAAGGAAGCTGAATACTTATGGATCATTGATCCGATCGACGGGACGACGAATTTTGTGCAAGGCTATCCCTTCTTCTGTGTGTCGATTGCCTTGGCCTATCGTGGTGAAGTCATTATAGGCGTAATTTATGATCCAATCCGCGACGAGATGTTCGTTGCCGAGAAGGGCAAGGGAGCATATGTTCATGGCAACCCAACGCGGGTGTCTCGAGACGATAAGCTCGCAGACAGCGTCCTGGCGGTTGGCTTCAACCCGGACCGTGAGGTTGCGCTGCCAGTTAATATGAAAGGGATCACCGCACTATCGGATAGAACTCGCAGCCTGCGCGCCGCCGGCTCTGCAGCCTTGCATCTTGCCTATGTCGCCGCTGGTCGACTTAGTGGTTATTATGAGGTTGGTCTGAATGCATGGGATATTGCCGCAGGTGCTCTGCTGGTCAAGGAGTCGGGAGGTATCGTTACCGACACGGTAGGCAATCCTTATGATATTGGCGTTCGACGCCTGGTGGCCACCAATGGCAAAATCCATCAGGAGCTGCTCGATGTGCTGAAGACTGCCGAAGCCACTGGGGTCTAG